A window of Plutella xylostella chromosome 19, ilPluXylo3.1, whole genome shotgun sequence contains these coding sequences:
- the LOC105390706 gene encoding uncharacterized oxidoreductase YjmC — translation MGKVATAEVLRFMTDCLKTVGTNAKAARQTAELLLQADRLGHPSHGLNRFEYYINDIVSGACTPNKEPRVLKETASTAWVDAHSVLGATSSHFAMDLAIKKAKTTGIGWVTVKGANHFGIAGWWAQKAADQGFIGMVFTNTSPLMAPTRSKESALGTNPIAVVAPAAQGETFYLDMATTAVAVGKIEMQRRKGEPLPPGWAQGPDGRETTDADLAYDTACLMPLGGGEMNSGYKGYGLAAMVELFCGISSGSKYGHHIRSWSHSGDGGPADLGHCFVALDPGCFAPGFGDRMNESMQHWRQLKPTDPSLPVLAPGDKERKAAADTDCRGTVTYLKQQLQASAALAERLQVKPMAVEETD, via the exons ATGGGTAAGGTAGCGACGGCGGAGGTGCTGCGCTTCATGACGGATTGCCTCAAGACCGTCGGCACCAACGCGAAGGCTGCGCGGCAGACGGCGGAACTGCTGCTCCAGGCAGACCGCCTGGGACATCCCAGCCATGGACTTAATAGGTTTG AATACTACATAAACGACATCGTATCAGGCGCCTGCACCCCCAACAAGGAGCCCCGGGTGCTGAAGGAGACGGCCTCCACGGCGTGGGTGGACGCCCACTCCGTGCTTGGAGCCACGTCCAGCCACTTCGCCATGGACCTGGCCATCAAGAAAGCGAAGACGACTGGCATTGGATGGGTCACTGTGAAAG GAGCGAACCACTTCGGCATAGCTGGTTGGTGGGCGCAAAAGGCAGCTGACCAGGGCTTCATAGGAATGGTCTTCACTAACACCTCTCCACTCATGGCACCTACCAGAAGTAAAGAG TCTGCACTTGGAACAAACCCGATAGCAGTGGTGGCCCCGGCGGCACAGGGGGAGACTTTCTACTTAGACATGGCCACTACAGCTGTAGCTGTTGGTAAG ATAGAGATGCAGCGACGGAAGGGAGAGCCGCTGCCCCCGGGCTGGGCACAGGGGCCTGACGGAAGAGAGACCACTGACGCTGACCTg GCCTACGATACCGCCTGCCTCATGCCGTTGGGAGGTGGAGAAATGAATTCAGGATACAAAGGCTACGGACTCGCAGCCATGGTAGAGCTGTTTTGCGGAATAAGTTCAG GCTCCAAGTACGGTCACCACATCCGCTCCTGGTCGCACAGCGGGGACGGTGGTCCGGCGGACCTCGGCCACTGCTTCGTGGCTCTGGACCCAGGGTGCTTCGCCCCAGGCTTCGGCGACCGAATGAATGAGTCTATGCAGCATTGGCGGCAGCTGAAACCG ACGGACCCGTCCCTGCCAGTGCTGGCACCAGGAGACAAGGAGCGCAAGGCGGCTGCAGACACGGACTGCAGGGGCACCGTGACCTACTTAAAGCAGCAGCTCCAAGCCAGCGCAGCCCTGGCTGAGCGGCTCCAAGTCAAGCCCATGGCTGTCGAAGAGACCGATTGA
- the LOC105390707 gene encoding uncharacterized oxidoreductase YjmC: MPEVRIAEVRRFMVDCLVAAGAPEHAAGAHADLLLHADVTGHFSHGLNRLEFYIRDIKSGATDATATPVILKEAAATAWVDGRDALGATVANFCMDLAIRKARHAGVGWVTAKRCCHFGMAGYWALKAEREGLIGLAFTNSSPIMVPTRSRERALGTNPIGMAAPAAPGDSLVVDMATTAVAMGKIEVQIHKGEDIPEGWALGPDGKVTTDAQVAFDTGCLLPLGGSEQTCGYKGYGLSAMVEVFTTALSGAKPTHEGRSWDLADKAAPADLGQCFVAIDPGLYAPGCAQRVAACLAHWRGLQPVDPALPVLVPGDKERMSAEETRRRGTVSYAQAQVDKCNRVAESLGVPCLHVES; encoded by the exons ATGCCGGAGGTCCGTATTGCCGAGGTGCGAAGGTTCATGGTGGACTGCCTGGTGGCAGCAGGGGCGCCGGAGCACGCGGCCGGAGCTCATGCTGATCTGCTGCTGCACGCTGACGTCACAGGGCATTTCAGCCATGGACTTAATAGGTTAG AGTTCTACATCCGTGACATAAAGTCAGGGGCGACGGACGCCACCGCGACGCCTGTGATCCTCAAAGAGGCAGCAGCTACAGCCTGGGTGGACGGCCGGGACGCGCTGGGCGCTACGGTCGCCAACTTCTGCATGGACCTGGCGATACGGAAGGCGAGACACGCTGGCGTCGGATGGGTGACTGCTAAAC GGTGCTGTCACTTCGGTATGGCGGGCTACTGGGCGCTGAAGGCAGAGCGAGAGGGCCTCATAGGTCTGGCCTTCACCAACTCCTCACCCATCATGGTGCCCACACGGTCCAGAGAA CGAGCTCTGGGCACTAACCCCATCGGCATGGCGGCGCCGGCGGCACCCGGAGACTCCCTTGTGGTAGACATGGCCACCACGGCCGTCGCCATGGGCAAG ATTGAGGTGCAGATACACAAGGGCGAAGATATTCCAGAAGGCTGGGCGCTCGGGCCCGACGGAAAAGTGACTACTGATGCTCAAGTG GCGTTTGATACTGGCTGCCTTCTCCCGCTGGGGGGAAGTGAGCAGACCTGTGGGTACAAGGGCTATGGACTGTCAGCTATGGTGGAAGTGTTCACCACTGCACTCTCAG GTGCAAAGCCGACTCACGAGGGTCGCTCGTGGGACCTGGCGGACAAGGCGGCTCCAGCGGACCTGGGCCAGTGCTTCGTGGCCATCGACCCTGGCCTCTACGCTCCGGGCTGTGCTCAGAGAGTGGCCGCCTGCCTGGCGCACTGGAGGGGGCTGCAGCCT GTGGACCCAGCATTGCCTGTGCTGGTACCAGGCGACAAGGAGCGCATGAGCGCGGAGGAGACTCGACGGAGAGGCACCGTCTCGTACGCGCAGGCGCAAGTTGACAAATGCAACCGCGTGGCCGAGTCGCTAGGAGTTCCATGCTTACACGTGGAATCATAA